Proteins encoded within one genomic window of Diceros bicornis minor isolate mBicDic1 chromosome X, mDicBic1.mat.cur, whole genome shotgun sequence:
- the LOC131400349 gene encoding LOW QUALITY PROTEIN: tyrosine-protein kinase Fer-like (The sequence of the model RefSeq protein was modified relative to this genomic sequence to represent the inferred CDS: inserted 1 base in 1 codon) produces the protein MPCPGYVIPAQPGRLTGLSRQWGVDDNKKWVLNHKDVTIGELMGKENFNDVFKGTLKDKTAVAVKTRKDDPSQELKLKFLQEAKILQQYNHPSIVKLIGVCTQIQPIYIIKELVPGGDFLSFLRKKDELKQLVKFSLDAASGRRISSKNCIHRDLAARNCLXGENNVLKISDFGMSRQEDGGVYSSSDLKQIPIKWTAPEALNYGRYRSDSDAWSFGILLWETFSLGVCPYPGMTNQQAQEQVERRYWMSVSQQCPERIYKIMLKSWDYKLENSPKFSELQKELPSRRKSHSDETVPNSAFRTLSSSRVIFSSH, from the exons AATAAGAAATGGGTTCTCAATCATAAAGATGTCACAATAGGAGAATTAATGGGCAAGGAAAATTTCAATGATGTATTTAAGGGCACATTAAAGGATAAAACTGCTGTTGCTGTTAAAACACGTAAAGATGATCCTTCTCAggaactgaaattaaaatttttacaagAAGCCAAAATCCTCCAGCAATATAATCATCCCAGTATTGTCAAACTTATAGGAGTTTGCACACAAATACAGCCTATCTATATCATTAAGGAACTGGTTCCAGGAGGCgatttcctctcctttctgagAAAGAAGGATGAATTAAAACagttagtgaaattttcattAGACGCTGCTTCTGGACGGCGAATCTCGAGTAAAAACTGTATACACAGGGACCTTGCTGCAAGAAACTGCC GAGGTGAAAATAATGTTCTGAAAATCAGTGACTTTGGAATGTCTCGTCAAGAGGATGGTGGTGTGTATTCATCTTCTGACTTAAAGCAGATTCCCATTAAATGGACAGCACCAGAAGCTCTTAATTATGGGAGATATCGTTCTGACAGTGACGCATGGAGCTTTGGCATCCTCCTCTGGGAGACCTTCAGCTTAGGGGTCTGTCCATACCCTGGAATGACAAATCAGCAAGCACAAGAGCAAGTGGAAAGAAGATACTGGATGTCAGTCTCTCAGCAGTGTCCAGAGcgtatttataaaataatgctgAAGTCTTGGGATTACAAACTTGAAAACAGCCCCAAGTTCAGTGAACTTCAGAAAGAACTGCCATCAAGAAGAAAGTCACATAGTGATGAAACAGTGCCAAACTCAGCCTTCAGGACTCTATCTTCCAGCAGAgtaatattttcttctcattaa